Proteins found in one Oncorhynchus mykiss isolate Arlee chromosome 17, USDA_OmykA_1.1, whole genome shotgun sequence genomic segment:
- the LOC110494676 gene encoding guanine nucleotide-binding protein G(t) subunit alpha, which translates to MGAGASAEDKHSKELEKKLKEDAEKDARTVKLLLLGAGESGKSTIVKQMKIIHQDGYSLEESMEFVTIIYSNTLQSIMAIVKGMTQLNIGYGDTAQQDDSRKLMHLADTIEEGSMPKELSDIIIRLWKDTGIQACYDRASEYQLNDSAGYYLNDLERLVQPGYIPTEQDMLRSRVKTTGIIETQFGLKDLNFRMFDVGGQRSERKKWIHCFEGVTCIIFIAALSAYDMVLVEDDEVNRMHESLHLFNSICNHRYFIATSIVLFLNKKDVFTEKIKKAHLSMCFPDYDGPNTYEDAGNYIKLQFLDLNLRRDIKEVYSHMTCATDTENVKFVFDAVTDIIIKENLKSCGLF; encoded by the exons GTGCTGGAGAATCAGGAAAGAGCACAATCGTGAAACAGATGAA AATTATCCATCAAGATGGTTACTCTCTTGAGGAGTCTATGGAGTTTGTCACCATCATCTACAGCAATACCCTTCAGTCCATCATGGCTATTGTAAAGGGTATGACTCAACTCAACATTGGCTATGGTGACACCGCTCAGCAG GACGACTCCAGGAAGCTCATGCATCTAGCAGACACCATTGAGGAGGGCTCCATGCCCAAGGAGCTGTCTGACATTATCATCCGGCTGTGGAAGGACACTGGCATCCAGGCATGCTACGACAGGGCCTCTGAGTACCAGCTTAACGACTCTGCTGGATA CTATCTGAATGACTTGGAGAGGCTGGTCCAGCCTGGATATATCCCCACTGAACAGGACATGTTGCGATCCAGGGTAAAGACCACTGGTATCATAGAGACCCAGTTCGGCTTAAAAGATCTCAACTTCAG GATGTTTGACGTGGGCGGCCAGCGCTCAGAGAGGAAGAAATGGATCCACTGTTTTGAGGGAGTGACCTGTATTATCTTCATCGCTGCTCTGAGCGCCTACGACATGGTGCTGGTGGAGGATGACGAAGTG AACCGAATGCACGAGAGTCTCCACCTGTTCAACAGTATCTGCAACCACCGCTACTTTATTGCCACCTCCATCGTACTCTTCCTCAACAAGAAAGATGTCTTCACCGAGAAGATCAAGAAGGCTCACCTCAGCATGTGCTTCCCCGACTACGACG GCCCCAACACCTATGAGGATGCTGGTAACTACATCAAACTCCAGTTCCTGGACCTGAACTTGCGGCGAGACATCAAGGAGGTCTACTCACACATGACCTGTGCCACAGACACAGAGAACGTCAAGTTTGTGTTTGACGCCGTAACTGACATCATCATCAAAGAAAACCTAAAAAGCTGTGGTCTCTTCTAA